The following proteins are encoded in a genomic region of Entelurus aequoreus isolate RoL-2023_Sb linkage group LG01, RoL_Eaeq_v1.1, whole genome shotgun sequence:
- the LOC133660896 gene encoding uncharacterized protein LOC133660896 produces the protein MADIKAMFHQVKVSDKHVDYLRFLWWPDSDMQQDLTEYRMKVHLFGAVSSPSCANFALRKTAEDNQAHFPPEVTDTVRHNFYVDDCLRSIPTEQEAVQLVKDLTALCQMGGFTLSKWISNSRAVLTSIPQEHRAKEIKELDLDKDNLPMERALGLHWCVETDVFKFTVVVPERPHTRRGFLSVVSSVYDPLGFLGPFTLPAKMIMQELYKENLGWDETIPHVFSQQWTGWLADLSKMKEFKVDRCMKPTHFGQITHSQLHHFSDASESGYGTVSYLRLENKNKEVHVAFIIGKSRVAPLKQMTIPRMELAAAVLAVKVDTMLRKDLQLKLEKSFFWTDSTTVLKYISNETKRFKTFVANRVSFVRDATDISQWRYVSTKENPADAASRGLTADRFLGYKNWIRGQDFLWKANQEWPILQVESKISVDDPEIKPGITVNAIVKSQLNPTNYFIHYFSSWMRLKIAIAWLLKVKTTLLQLTRKRKEVQTAVSSVENDPVKLKKKKKKKKWWKKRMKWTKEKTKKEKAKTRKRTKIAYWKDQ, from the coding sequence ATGGCAGACATTAAAGCCATGTTCCATCAGGTTAAGGTGTCTGATAAGCATGTCGACTACCTGAGATTCTTATGGTGGCCTGACAGTGATATGCAGCAAGATCTGACTGAATATAGGATGAAGGTACATCTATTTGGAGCTGTGTCATCACCAAGTTGTGCAAATTTCGCTTTGAGGAAAACTGCTGAAGACAACCAAGCTCATTTTCCACCTGAGGTGACAGACACAGTACGCCATAACTTTTATGTAGATGACtgtttacgttcgattcccacaGAACAAGAAGCAGTACAATTAGTAAAAGATCTGACTGCTCTCTGCCAAATGGGTGGGTTTACTCTGTCCAAATGGATCAGCAACAGCCGTGCTGTATTAACATCTATTCCACAAGAGCACAGGGCTAAAGAAATCAAGGAGTTGGATTTGGACAAGGACAATCTACCAATGGAAAGAGCCCTAGGACTACACTGGTGTGTGGAAACTGATGTGTTCAAGTTCACAGTTGTTGTACCAGAAAGACCACACACTAGACGTGGCTTTTTGTCTGTGGTCAGCTCTGTATACGACCCTTTAGGATTTCTAGGACCATTTACTCTGCCAGCCAAAATGATTATGCAGGAGCTCTACAAGGAAAATCTTGGATGGGATGAAACCATACCACACGTTTTCTCTCAACAGTGGACAGGATGGTTAGCAGATCTCAGCAAAatgaaggagtttaaagttgaccgGTGCATGAAGCCTACACACTTTGGTCAAATCACACACTCACAGCTGCATCACTTTTCGGATGCCAGTGAGAGTGGCTACGGAACCGTCTCATATCTAAGactggaaaacaaaaacaaagaagtgCATGTTGCATTCATCATAGGAAAATCAAGAGTGGCACCattaaaacaaatgacaattcCCAGAATGGAGCTGGCTGCAGCTGTCCTCGCTGTCAAAGTTGACACAATGCTGCGAAAGGATCTACAGTTAAAACTGGAGAAATCATTTTTCTGGACGGATAGCACAACCGTGCTTAAATACATAAGCAACGAAACCAAACGCTTTAAAACATTTGTAGCAAACAGAGTCTCTTTTGTAAGGGATGCTACCGACATATCACAATGGAGATACGTGAGCACAAAGGAAAACCCTGCAGATGCAGCATCAAGAGGGCTGACAGCAGATCGCTTCCTAGGCTACAAAAATTGGATAAGAGGACAAGATTTTCTCTGGAAAGCAAACCAAGAATGGCCAATCTTGCAAGTTGAATCCAAAATCTCTGTTGATGATCCAGAGATCAAACCTGGCATCACAGTAAATGCCATTGTCAAAAGTCAGTTGAACCCAACTAACTATTTCATCCACTACTTCTCATCCTGGATGAGACTGAAGATTGCAATAGCCTGGCTTTTAAAAGTAAAGACCACACTCTTGCAACTGACTAGGAAAAGAAAAGAAGTTCAAACTGCTGTGAGTAGTGTTGAAAATGATCCTGTCAaattaaagaagaagaagaagaagaagaagtggtggaagaagagGATGAAGTGGACAAAGGAAAAGACAAAGAAGGAAAAGGCAAAGACAAGGAAAAGAACAAAAATAGCATACTGGAAAGACCAATAA